The genomic window GTGATTTCTGAGTTTGTTTATCCACTTCCTCTCAACTCATTTTTAGAGAGAGAATGAGAGTAGGCCTATTAGGAGTTTGCTTACTCATTTTTAACTTGACATTTTTCTCTGTAACAGAAATCACTTTAGGATGTGAACAGATAACTGACGGCTGTGACATAAAAGCACACGGCACACTGACGATCGAGAGAGCTGAAAAGATGCagtactttttttgtcataattatgaatatcagtaaaattacaataaagttgataatacaaatgattacaaaaattcagaaaaatgcAACACGTGCAAACTAGCACAGTGCCACCCAGTGGACAACAAAGTTAAATGCCTGCTACATACAAACACAACCTTtgtatgcctttttttttttgtccttatgTTTTTCATCTCAGTGTTATTGAGATCTGTCAGTCATTCTAAGCTATACATCAGACACATTTTCAACCTATTTCCTTTCTAAATGTGCTGTTCAGAGCAGGCCAGGCATGTAACTGTTGTTAAATATGCTCAACTTCTCCATGTGTGTAGATCAGAAAAGCATGTCAGAATACacacagatcatcttcagatgaGGGATCAGTCATTGGTCACTTACTATGCATCCAGGAAAATATATTTCAGTATACTTTTATGATTTTCTTGTTGAACTACTTCCTATCATCTTAAACAAAGAGTCACATTTTTGTTGCTATGTgctttttaaagagatagttcaccaaaaaattaaatttctgtcattaattactcaccctttgttcatcttaggaacacaaattaagatatttgtgatcAAATCCGAGATCTTTCTGACTctgcaaagacagcaatgcaactaccaggttcaaggcacagaaacataaGGACAtttgtgacatctgtggttcaacctggTTCAATCTGTggtttgtgcacaaagaaaacaaaaataacgactttattcaacaattcttctcctctgcgtCACCGTAGGGTGCAATACGAAGAGAATCAAAAGTATGAAAGAAATATACATTTCTACTACAACAATGTCACAGACATGTGAGTGTGTTCAGATTAAATCAATAAACCTTTGGCTTTTCATCTGGGTGTTATATGATGTTTCTTTTTGAGTAGAGGATTATTCACAATGTTTTGATGTATTGTGTAAAATATTTCATTTCAAAAGTCATTTGTtatcagtgttgggagtaacgcattacaagtaacgtgagtAACGTAATCAGATccctttttcaagtaactaataaagtaacgcaactcagaatatgacgcaaacctgcaataattatgTTAATgcaaatatcttttatgtatttaatcccattctATTAACGAGTGTCTTTGCGACCTTTAATGATCCAATGCAACCATGCTAATAAAcagaaattactaaataaaactaacatttattgctaaagagtgttgaactttcttcttctgcagtctactttacagacatgaatttatttTTCCTTCGACCTGAGGGTTTTGGTGTGAAATGCTTTGCATTTGCCAAAAACAGAacgttttaaattaaaaacaaacactgcccagatttaaaaagtaatgcaaaagtaacgtaacacattacttacaTAATTAGTTACGTTTTAGGGAGTAACTATATTGTAATGAATtgcttttaaaaataactttccccaacactgttcgtTCTTACATTGTGAGTGTAAACCAGCACGTTCATGTTTTCTAGTCAAATCTTGTGTTAATGTGGTCAGTAAATGCATCTGAGCTCAATGCGTGTGGTTTGAAGTGCTGAGAGGATGTTCAGATAATGCACAAAATGTTAGACggtgtgtgagagtgtgaggGGGGCAGTTTCTTCTTATAACCACAAATAAATTTCCAGAGAACCTGTAAGACTCAAACCTGTTAGATGAGAGTTCCCAGATACAGAATAATGTTGTCTCATCTGTGCACACTGTTTATCCTTTGTGGTAAGTAACTTTTCAGCATATTATTTAATGACCTTTCTGTCAAGCTCCagaaaatggttttaaaataacattaacagaatgaagatttagAGCAgtgtataataatttttttatagatCGTTCATCATATTAAGTctcagtctgaaaaaaaaaaaagtttttatttggtCTACAGGTGTGTTTGGGGATGCAGATGAAATTGAGTCAGTATCAGTGATGGAAGGAGATTCTGTCACTCTAAACACTGATGTTGAAGTACAGAGAAAAGATATGCTACTGTGGATATTTGGACCTAAAGAGACTCgcatcgctgaaatatataaccAGAACATCTTTATGTATGACAGTTATAAGACATTTGGAGACAGCCTACAGGTGGACCATCAAACTGGGTCTCTGACCATCAGAAACATAAGAACTGAAAACGCTGGACTTTATAAACTACTGACCATCAGAAAGATCATCAGAGGAAATTCATACAAGAGGTTCAGTGTCACTGTCTATGGTGAGTAAAGTAATATGTGAGAAACCTGTTGGTTTGTGCTATTTTCTTTTAGTCAGAACCattaattttcagtttttttatctaTTTTCCAGCTCATCTGCCTGTTCCTGTCATCACTACAGACTCTTCATCAGGTCAGAATTGTTCACTggtgtgttcagtggtgaatgtgagtcatgtgagtctctcctggtacaaaggaaacagtttattgtccagcatcagtgtgtctgagctcagcatcagtctctctctacctctggaggtgaAATATCAGGATAAAAATAACTATAGTTGTGTGCTAAAGAATCCCATCAGAAACCAGACCAAACGTCTAGACATCAGCAAACGCTGTCACACATATTCAGGTGCGCCAGTGGTAAATTTAGCGCTCTTTACAGACCTGAAAGAGCTCAAATTCGCACTAATGTTTCCGTGTTCTTCTGTTTCGTTTCTCAGACTCTGTTCATTGTTGTGGTTCCACAGAAGCTGTGATCCGATTGGTCGTCTCTGCTCTGGTGGGCGTGGCTGCTGTTGCTGCCGCGATTTATGATTTAAGATTTGGAGAAGTTCAATAAGTCAGAACACAAAGAGACACCAGAGGGCGTTGTTTTCAGCATATGTAGTCTATTAAATACAACACGTCTTTAATTTGACGCCAAGGTGCACACAACCTTTCAACTGTTTTGGGTTAATTTTCGGTTGTGTTTGGTTTTGAATCTCTGTTGTGATTAGCAACCATGTGGGTCACAacagtatttttttcttcttcatttgCAACAGGCCTATTTAAAATAGGATGTTATGTAAAAGTCAGTAGCCtataagaaagagaaaaaaaaacttgagaAGAGAAACAAGAAATAACTGATTGCTGTGATGCAACTGAATGTTTCTGCATGCATCTCTCTGAAACCAAATTTAAGcgcaaataaaaacaaacatttgagACAGattttcatatttgtgaccctggaccacaaaaccagtcataagggtcatttttttgaaattgagatttatacataatctgaaatctgaataaatgaaCCTTCCATTGAAGcatgtttgttaggacaatatttggccgagatacaactgtttaaatatctggaatctgagggtgcaggaAATCTAAATGTTGAAAAGATTTGCCTgtaaacttgtccaaatgaagttcttagcaatgcatattactaatcaaaaattaagttttgatatatttatggtagtaaatttacaaaatatattcatggaacatgatctttacttaatatcctaatgatttttggcataaaagaaaatttgaccaattttacccatacaatgtataaaaGAGAACAGAACGtcccctgtaaaaaaaaaaaaaaactaagctcagaaaaTTTTTAATTTGACACATTTGTGCAGTTtgttcatttaaatgtaaaacttACTGTGGTGTATTTTATATACAGCAGATGTTCTGGGAGATACCCTGCTCCCTTTAGCCTTTGTGCAAGGTCCGAagtaattacaaataaaataatttaaactgaACATTTGTCCAGTTATGCATGTGTTATTTCATTTGGTGTTCTCGTTAAACActtaatacaaaaatatacaaaatacaataaGTTCTTTCAAAGTTCTTGATGCTCATGGTGATTTTCCCACCTTATTAACAAGAATATTCAACTTATAGCTTAAATGTATATAGTTTTGTTAAAAATAagggtgcttcacaatgccatagaagacttttttttttttgtctaaatggttccacagAAAAAAACTCTAAGATCTGAATTACCTTTGTGTTTAACAAATGGTCCTTTGTGGTGAAAGGtgagaaagaaatggttctttaaagaatctttatttttaggagtgtatttgaaaatctggaatctgacagtgcaaaaaaaaaaaaaaagatacaaatattaggaaaatcgcctttaaagttgtccaaattaagctcttagtaatgcatattactaattaaaaattaagttttgatatgtttacggtaggaaattcacaaaataccCTAATGGAACagggtctttacttaatatcttaaagaTTTTGggcatacaagaaaaatcgatcattttgacccatacagtgtatttttggctattgctacaaatatacctatgctaatGGATAACACGTGTAATTGCTGTGTTGAGTCTGTCACGTTACGatagaggtctgggtccaaatgcaggagagtATTTTTAATGAcaagaaaacaaactaaacaaacaaaaaggccaacacggcacaaactaataactagaacacaaaataaacaagatccaGAACATAATCTAAGGTCAGGGAAATTTCagcaacacaaaaacaaacatgacacgagacaatgcagacatgaatgcagagtgagtagtgaagatacttatagtcctgatagtgaacagatgtgggtgattagtgctgatgacaaggacaggtgaacaatcaagggagtgcagtgcaggaacagcgacctcaggtggctgagggaaaccccacagccccgatcatgacagtaccccctccctacggaacggcttccagacgttcccaaagtctggagggaggaggtacggaggaaggcaagtcagggggagggatggcgggccagggccgtgcagcggagtcacgcGAGCAGGCCTTGCCGCCCGCGGAgcctcagcggacgccgccgcattaggcacggaaatagcggacaccgccgcatcaggcacggaaatagcggacaccgccgcatcaggcacggaaatagcggacaccgccgcatcaggcacggaaatagcggacaccgccgcatcaggcacggaaatagcggacaccgccgcatcaggcacggaaatagcggacaccgccgcatcaggcacggaaatagcggacgtggccgcgtcaggcacggagatagcggacgtcgccgcatcaggcacggaaatagcggacgtggcggccgcctcagcgccaggaacaggacgcgcagccgcctcagcgccaggaacaggacgcgcagccgcctcagcgccaggaacaggacgcgcagccgcctcagcgccaggaacaggacgcgcagccacCTCAGCGtctggaacaggacgcgcagccgcgtcagggacaggacaCGCAGTCGCCTCAGCGtctggaacaggacgcgcagccgcctcagcgccaggaacaggacgcgcagccgcctcagcgtctggaacaggacgcgcagccgcgtcagggacaggacaCGCAgtcgcctcagcgtcagggacaggacgcgcaaccgcctcagcgtcagggacaggacacGCAGTCGCCTCATCGTCAGGGACAGGACACGCAGTCGCCttagcgtcagggacaggacgcgcaacCGCCTCAGCGtctggaacaggacgcgcagccgcctcagcgccaggaacaggacgcgcagccgcctcagcgtctggaacaggacgcgcagtcgcctcagcgtcagggacaggacgcgcaaccgcctcagcgccaggaacaggacgcgcagccgcctcagcgccaggaacaggacgcgcaaccgcctcagcgccaggaacaggacgcgcagccgcctcagcgccaggaacaggacgcgcaaccgcctcagcgccaggaacaggacgcgcaaccgcctcagcgccaggaacaggacgcgcagccgcctcagcgccaggaacaggacgtgcagccgcctcagcgtcagggacaggacgcgcaacCGCCTCAGCGtctggaacaggacgcgcagccgcctcagcgccaggaacaggacgcgcagccgcctcagcgtctggAACAGGACTCGCAgtcgcctcagcgtcagggacaggacgcgcaacCGCCTCAGTGtctggaacaggacgcgcagccgcctcagcgtctggaacaggacgcgcagccgcctcagcgccaggaacaggacgcgcagccgcctcagcgtctggAACAGGACTCGCAgtcgcctcagcgtcagggacaggacgcgcaacCGCCTCAGTGtctggaacaggacgcgcagccgcctcagcgtctggAACAGGacacgcagccgcctcagcgtcaggaacaggacgcgcagccgcctcagcgtcagggacaggacgcgcaacCGCCTCAGCGTCTGGAACaagacgcgcagccgcctcagcgtctggaacaggacgcgcagccgcctcagcgccaggaacaggaacAGTGATGgtggttgtcgccacctcctcgcGAAAGAGCGTCTCCACTCCCTCCGCAAAACAGGGGCGcttccgtgcagcctcggcgctgcaggcgtccatcgccgccaagcaggcgtagatgaactcaaacctagcggccgacgccgcctcaaaagacatccctgcagtgtccggaacagagcgggtggtcgccACCCCCAAACGCGCGTCcgccgcctcctcaaaaaaaatcctccccgctggacccatctttgaTGTCTGTATTCTGTCACGTTACGatagaggtctgggtccaaatgcaggagagtATTTTTAATGAcaagaaaacaaactaaacaaacaaaaaggccaacacggcacaaactaataactagaacacaaaataaacaagatccaGAACATAATCTAAGGTCAGGGAAATTTCagcaacacaaaaacaaacatgacacgagacaatgcagacatgaatgcagagtgataGTGAAGATACTTATAATcctgatagtgaacagatgtgggtgattagtgctgatgacaaggacaggtgaacaatcaagggagtgcagtgcaggaacagcgacctcaggtggctgagggaaaccccacagccccgatcatgacagaggCTCCATCTATTGACTATTTGTGAGACTTACATGTAATATGATCAAATCGGCCCCTGCTGGTAGAAAACCAGAACTACAGAGAGACTGCTCACTGCAGATTCAACGGGTGGAGAAGTTCTTGTAAGGATGTTATTGTGTAAAATAAAGCAGTACACTAATGTAACTtaatataaatcataaatatgtataaaatgttatATGAAAGTGTGCGAGTTATCAGATTGTGTAATGAAGTAAATGTATACATATAATCAATTCAAGCACTTTTTACAGGAAATGATTAGGTTCTGATGATATTTACATAAggtcttttttattttgtacatttttatatgcACAGATGGTTTATGTATTTGATGGGAAATAAATAAAGTCTTATTCTGAATTGTTCTATCTGTATGGATTATGATACTATATTTGTGAGATGGGTGAGAGCTGTAGATAAACTCAAATACCAATTGAAAAAAAGCTCATGTGCAAAGCTTTATATTAAAGTACATACTATTTTATGAAAAAAGAAACCTCTGAAATCAAAAGTCAGAAAAGTACAATTATATCTCACTTTCAAAGGAAACTGCGTTTCTCTTCGTGCACTATGGCACAGTAGCAGCTCAGGATGAGCGTTTCAATAAAGTTTGCCTTTTTGCTCGTTATTTAGGTCAGTGTGGCTTTGTGGTGTCTGGGCTCAATCTTTGTCATCTGTTGTTTTTGTACATACTTTACATGTTCAAGATTCAGTAACATTTTAGCTTGGCAGTTTGAGAAAGCAATTCACAGTTGGATTATTTCTTGAATTTCTGACGTTCTCACTTCAGGAGTTTGACATTTTCAGACACATTTGGAGGAATATGATATCAAACGCTGcatttgtctgtctgtgtgtgtttgtcacaAAATGTaagttgatttttatttaatttcaactaAATTGATGTACCTGATAAACCAACATGTGTATATGAAAACTGGACTAATAAACTTACTACATCAACCAAAATGAAATGCAAGCCCATTTTGAATTCATTTATAATTTGGGAAAGCAGTTAACAACTTAAGTGATTTCAGTACACCGCTAGTGTTAATGTCAGTAATGTATAGACACTAAAAAATTATGTCATTTTATCTATAAACAACAACAAATCTGAAATGATAATCTATTATTTGTCGTTGACTTTTTTTCCAGGTGGGTTTGATGTGTACACAGCTGAAACAGAGATatcagtgatggagggagattctgtCTCTCTAAACACTGATGTTACTGAAATGCAGAGAGATGATCACATACTGTGGACATTCAGACTTCACAATTCAGAGACTCGTATAGCTGAAATCTATAAATGGATCACCTATGTTTATGATAGTGGTGAGAATGAGAGATTCAGAGGCAGACTACAGATAGATGAGCAGAcaggatctctgaccatcacaaacatcaaCAAATCACACTCTGGACTTTATAAAGTACAGAGGATCAATGAAGATGCCGAACACAAGAGCTTCAGTATTGCTGTCTATGGTGAGAAAACTCAGTAgatcttttatttttattgtgctgTATGCAAACTGTTGAATGGTGATAGTGTCAGGAATTGGTTTAttgacagtttaaaaaaaaaaaagaaaaacatataccATTTTTTACATAACGAGCTGCTGCATCAATGCAGAAAAACATATTAGCGTTCTAATTGAGCAGTACACATCATCTGGATGAAGTTTCATAGAACCTTTTCTCTGTTACAGGAAAATTCCAGGATTTATATTTAATTCCACTTTCAAGAATTTGTGTGCTGCTGCTGCTCATTTCTGCATGTGTTTTACTGTTGCTGCAAAAAAATCAGAGGGTATTACGACAACTGACNNNNNNNNNNNNNNNNNNNNNNNNNNNNNNNNNNNNNNNNNNNNNNNNNNNNNNNNNNNNNNNNNNNNNNNNNNNNNNNNNNNNNNNNNNNNNNNNNNNNNNNNNNNNNNNNNNNNNNNNNNNNNNNNNNNNNNNNNNNNNNNNNNNNNNNNNNNNNNNNNNNNNNNNNNNNNNNNNNNNNNNNNNNNNNNNNNNNNNNNNNNNNNNNNNNNNNNNNNNNNNNNNNNNNNNNNNNNNNNNNNNNNNNNNNNNNNNNNNNNNNNNNNNNNNNNNNNNNNNNNNNNNNNNNNNNNNNNNNNNNNNNNNNNNNNNNNNNNNNNNNNNNNNNNNNNNNNNNNNNNNNNNNNNNNNNNNNNNNNNNNNNNNNNNNNNNNNNNNNNNNNNNNNNNNNNNNNNNNNNNNNNNNNNNNNNNNNNNNNNNNNNNNNNNNNNNNNNNNNNNNNNNNNNNNNNNNNNNNNNNNNNNNNNNNNNNNNNNNNNNNNNNNNNNNNNNNNNNNNNAAGGGATTGGGGAATCACGTATTTTTCAGTGGGCGTGGCTTTCGACGTCACGCTCGGACGTGGGCGGGGGTGTATCGGGGATGGGTGTGACTTCTGACATCACccgtggatgtgggcggggttggatgtccaccgcaggctgcagcgagccctacttgacTTTATCAGCTCCGATGAAAGCACATAACTCGTGAATGGTGTGGGATTCAAAATCCCTTCCTTGATCACTGAGAAAGCGACCCGGGAGACCATAATGAACAATGAAATTTTCCCTGAATGCTTTTGTGATGGTTTTAGCTTTCTGGTCTTTCGTTGGTAGCACCACAGCAAGTTTAGTAAAGTGGTTGGTAATGACTAATATATTCCCAATGTCATGGTTGTCAGGCTCAAGAGACAAATAATCCGTACACACTAAGTGGAAATGTGGTCTGTATGGATTCCATAGGTGCTGCTTTTTGAGGGTTTACTTTCCTCCTAAAACATCTCTCACAGGTATGACATCTGTCCTCAATATCCCTTGCCATCTTCGGCCAAAAGAATCTAGCACGAGCTAGGTCAAGGGCACGCTCGTAGCCTAGGTGGCCTACCTCATCATGAACACCCTTCAGGGCTCTTTCCCTGCACTGTTGAGGCAGAACTATCTGATGAATCACAGCCCTATGAGTAGTCCACTTCTGGTATAACACTCCATCTCGTAGTTCAAGCCTGTTCCACTCTCTCAGGAG from Garra rufa chromosome 7, GarRuf1.0, whole genome shotgun sequence includes these protein-coding regions:
- the LOC141338606 gene encoding uncharacterized protein, which encodes MEGDSVTLNTDVEVQRKDMLLWIFGPKETRIAEIYNQNIFMYDSYKTFGDSLQVDHQTGSLTIRNIRTENAGLYKLLTIRKIIRGNSYKRFSVTVYAHLPVPVITTDSSSGQNCSLVCSVVNVSHVSLSWYKGNSLLSSISVSELSISLSLPLEVKYQDKNNYSCVLKNPIRNQTKRLDISKRCHTYSDSVHCCGSTEAVIRLVVSALVGVAAVAAAIYDLRFGEVQ